A genomic region of Vicia villosa cultivar HV-30 ecotype Madison, WI unplaced genomic scaffold, Vvil1.0 ctg.001245F_1_1, whole genome shotgun sequence contains the following coding sequences:
- the LOC131634178 gene encoding probable protein phosphatase 2C 15 encodes MASGEGRRRHHDLVPLAALLKREMKSERMEKPTVRIGQAAQSKKGEDYFLIKTDCQRVPGNSSTAFSVFAIFDGHNGNAAAVFTRENLLNHVLCALPRGLGRDEWLQALPRALVAGFVKTDKEFQSRGETSGTTATFVIVDRWTVTVASVGDSRCILDTQGGAVTTLTVDHRLEDNTEERQRVTASGGEVGRLSIVGGAEIGPLRCWPGGLCLSRSIGDMDVGEFIVPIPYVKQVKLSKAGGRLIIASDGIWDAVSSEMAAKSCRGLPAELAAMQVVKEALRTRGLKDDTTCIVVDIIPPDNELPSTPPPKKRNRLKDLFTFRKRSRDATGKLSKKLSAINIVEELFEEGSAMLAERLGNDENTGQSTSGLFVCAVCQVDLAPSEGISVHAGSIFSTSSKPWQGPFLCSDCRNKKDAMEGKRPSGVKVS; translated from the exons ATGGCCTCTGGTGAAGGGAGGCGGCGTCATCATGATCTTGTGCCTCTTGCTGCTTTGCTCAAGAGAGAGATGAAGAGTGAAAGGATGGAGAAGCCTACTGTGAGGATTGGTCAAGCTGCTCAATCTAAGAAAGGGGAGGATTACTTTCTAATTAAGACGGACTGTCAGCGGGTGCCGGGGAACTCTTCAACAGCCTTTTCTGTTTTTGCG ATCTTTGATGGACACAATGGAAATGCTGCTGCCGTTTTTACTAGGGAAAATTTGTTGAATCATGTGCTGTGTGCTCTTCCTCGAGGGCTTGGACGAGACGAGTGGTTGCAAGCTTTACCTAGGGCATTGGTTGCTGGATTTGTTAAGACTGATAAGGAATTTCAGAGCCGAG GAGAAACTTCTGGAACCACAGCCACTTTTGTGATTGTTGATCGGTGGACTGTGACAGTTGCATCTGTTGGAGATTCTCGTTGTATACTAGATACACAGGGTGGTGCTGTTACCACCTTAACAGTTGATCACAGACTAGAAGATAATACTGAAGA GAGACAACGTGTTACTGCAAGTGGAGGTGAAGTTGGGAGGCTTAGCATTGTCGGCGGTGCTGAG ATTGGTCCTCTCCGATGCTGGCCAGGAGGTCTATGCCTTTCTAGGTCCATAGGAGACATGGATGTTGGGGAGTTTATAGTTCCGATACCGTATGTCAAACAAGTGAag CTATCAAAAGCTGGTGGAAGGCTTATAATTGCTTCTGATGGCATATGGGATGCTGTATCATCAGAAATGGCAGCAAAATCTTGCCGTGGTTTGCCTGCCGAACTTGCTGCCATGCAGGTTGTCAAG GAAGCCCTAAGAACGAGAGGGTTAAAGGATGATACAACATGCATAGTTGTTGACATAATCCCACCTGATAACGAATTGCCATCAACACCGCCCCCGAAAAAGCGGAATAGGCTGAAAGATCTTTTTACGTTCAGGAAGAGGTCCCGTGATGCTACTGGTAAACTGTCAAAGAAGCTTTCAGCTATAAATATAGTGGAAGAATTGTTTGAAGAAGGATCAGCAATGCTTGCTGAAAG ATTAGGAAATGATGAAAACACAGGACAATCGACATCTGGTCTTTTTGTCTGTGCTGTATGCCAAGTTGATCTTGCTCCAAGCGAAGGTATATCCGTCCACGCAGGTTCAATTTTCTCCACAAGCTCGAAGCCCTGGCAAGGTCCTTTTCTATGTAGTGACTGTCGCAATAAGAAGGACGCAATGGAAGGAAAACGTCCTAGTGGAGTTAAGGTGTCATAG
- the LOC131634176 gene encoding LEAF RUST 10 DISEASE-RESISTANCE LOCUS RECEPTOR-LIKE PROTEIN KINASE-like 2.1, with translation MFKSTNYIILYHTWLILTIFLAHKRIGWLFMMALVYKTLFLLFSHLMLLGNGYQNNCPASFSCGFLGNISFPFTTTQRQDCGLLPIHNCDDAPGKPKTIQFQDKGKQFDFEVEKVSPLEHHGSNATCSCVFRDDNLYQLLQSKNCKAFRYNYTLPPTSHFVSLHIETHATLFMCNRTLHINSPKYMHKYTSCPLYDFYYQPVNSAQNVSPSAFTACTNALLPAKDVADSGNPFNFITSDIIIQVKVTEECASCHYNQRGRCQLDSNGRFYCANRIQANTPKKATVAKRKGLRRNVKLGIAIMVTIGVAVLMLLAYCLRTKIFPPTFLLFRKKNSTHRIIEEYLKEHGSLPAAARYNYSDIKKITNSFENKLGQGGYGSVYKGKLHDERPVAVKILSDSKGDGEDFLNEIASISRTSHVNVVRLLGFCLEGSKKALIYEFMPNGSLEKFIYEEKNPLRNDLQLDCKTLYEIAIGIAHGLEYLHRGCNTRILHFDIKPHNILLDADFCPKISDFGLAKICPRKESIVFISGARGTPGYIAPELIFRNFGGTSHKSDVYSYGMMVLEMVGQRKNIKVEVDCSSELYFPHWIYKRLELNQDLGLRCINNEIDEEMVRKMTVVSLWCIQTSPSNRPSMHKVVEMLEGNLQVLEMPPKPFLFSPSVSSTNLTEIL, from the exons ATGTTCAAGTCAACCAACTATATCATATTATATCATACTTGGCTTATATTAACAATTTTTTTAGCTCATAAACGTATTGGTTGGTTATTCATGATGGCCTTAGTTTACAAAACTTTGTTCCTTTTGTTTTCTCACCTCATGCTACTTGGTAATGGGTACCAAAATAATTGTCCAGCTTCATTTAGTTGTGGATTCCTAGGCAATATCAGTTTCCCTTTCACTACAACACAACGCCAGGATTGTGGCTTATTGCCAATACATAATTGTGATGATGCTCCAGGGAAGCCCAAAACGATCCAATTTCAGGATAAAGGGAAACAGTTTGATTTTGAGGTGGAAAAGGTAAGTCCTCTTGAGCATCACGGTAGTAATGCAACTTGTAGTTGTGTTTTCAGAGACGATAATCTCTACCAACTTCTACAAAGCAAAAATTGCAAAGCTTTCAGATATAACTATACTCTTCCTCCAACCTCTCACTTTGTTTCTTTACATATAGAAACTCATGCAACCTTGTTCATGTGCAACCGTACCCTCCATATAAACTCGCCGAAATATATGCATAAGTATACAAGCTGCCCTCTCTATGATTTCTACTATCAGCCTGTTAATAGCGCTCAGAATGTATCTCCGAGTGCTTTTACAGCTTGTACAAATGCCCTGCTTCCGGCTAAAGACGTTGCAGACTCTGGCAACCCTTTTAATTTCATAACTTCTGACATTATAATTCAAGTAAAGGTAACAGAGGAATGTGCAAGTTGTCACTACAACCAAAGAGGACGGTGTCAACTTGACAGCAACGGAAGGTTTTATTGTGCCAACCGTATTCAAGCAAACACCCCGAAAAAAG CTACGGTTGCAAAGCGAAAAGGGCTGAGACGAAATGTTAAACTTGGTATAG CAATCATGGTGACCATTGGAGTTGCAGTGCTGATGTTGTTGGCTTATTGTTTAAGGACAAAAATCTTCCCTCCAACATTTCTTTTGTTCAGGAAGAAAAATTCAACCCATCGTATCATTGAGGAGTATTTGAAAGAACATGGATCCCTTCCTGCTGCTGCCAGGTACAATTATtcagatataaaaaaaataacaaactcTTTCGAAAACAAATTAGGCCAAGGAGGGTATGGGAGTGTATACAAAGGGAAGTTACATGATGAGCGTCCTGTTGCAGTAAAGATTTTAAGTGATTCAAAAGGTGATGGTGAagattttttaaatgaaattgcGAGTATAAGTAGAACTTCGCATGTCAACGTTGTTAGACTTTTGGGGTTCTGTTTGGAGGGTTCTAAAAAAGCACTAATATATGAATTCATGCCTAATGGATCTCTTGAGAAGTTCATATATGAAGAGAAAAATCCACTGCGGAACGATCTCCAATTGGATTGCAAAACATTGTATGAGATTGCAATTGGCATTGCTCATGGATTAGAGTACTTGCACAGAGGCTGCAACACTAGAATATTACATTTTGACATAAAGCCTCATAATATACTACTAGATGCTGatttttgtccaaaaatttctgATTTTGGACTTGCCAAAATATGTCCAAGAAAAGAAAGCATTGTATTCATATCCGGCGCGAGAGGAACACCTGGATATATTGCCCCTGAGTTGATTTTCAGAAATTTTGGAGGCACCTCACATAAATCAGATGTCTATAGTTATGGAATGATGGTTTTAGAGATGGTTGGACAAAGAAAGAACATTAAGGTTGAAGTTGATTGTTCTAGTGAGTTATACTTTCCACACTGGATTTACAAGCGTCTTGAATTGAATCAAGATCTTGGACTTAGGTGTATTAACAATGAAATTGATGAAGAAATGGTAAGAAAAATGACAGTGGTGAGTTTATGGTGCATACAAACCAGTCCTTCGAATCGACCATCTATGCATAAAGTGGTGGAAATGTTGGAAGGGAACCTTCAAGTGTTGGAAATGCCACCCAAACCATTTTTGTTTTCTCCTTCAGTTTCTTCAACCAATCTGActgaaatattataa